In the Oncorhynchus gorbuscha isolate QuinsamMale2020 ecotype Even-year linkage group LG05, OgorEven_v1.0, whole genome shotgun sequence genome, one interval contains:
- the LOC124035330 gene encoding activated RNA polymerase II transcriptional coactivator p15-like, with product MPKSREVVSSTSGSDSDSEVEKTKAKRKKASAPPEKPEAKKPKLSGEGSRPGAGGSSKAADSKTEDGMFQIGRMRYVSVREFKGKCLVDIREYWMNQDGEMKPGKKGISLKPGAVDPAEGPDV from the exons ATGCCCAAATCAAGGGAAGTGGTGTCATCCACGTCTGGTAGTGACTCTGACAGTGAGGTGGAGAAGACCAAG GCCAAGAGAAAGAAGGCCAGTGCTCCACCAGAGAAGCCCGAGGCCAAGAAACCGAAGCTGAGTGGAGAGGGCTCTCGACCTGGCGCAGGAGGGTCCTCTAAGGCTGCAGACAGCAAAACGGAGGATGGCATGTTCCAG ATTGGGAGGATGCGATACGTCAGTGTGAGGGAGTTTAAAGGGAAGTGTTTAGTTGACATCAGAGAGTACTGGATGAACCAAGACGGGGAAATGAAGCCCGGCAAAAAAG GCATCTCCCTTAAACCCGGAGCAGTGGACCCAGCTGAAGGACCAGATGTCTGA